In Desulfosudis oleivorans Hxd3, the DNA window GCGGGGGTGACGGGATGCGTGCGGACGGGCCGGACATCACAGGAAGGCCCCTTCGCCCTGCTGGCTACGGCCGACAGGCCGGCCGGGAAAGCCCTGCTCAACATCGGGAATGAATGTTAAGTGAGACTAAACAAGGCCGCCGTTTTCGGCTTGATTCATAAGAATTGATGAAGAAACCGCCTTTCCCGTGTTGATTTTTTGCCGGGGCCGGGTTAAATTGCTGGATCAGGAATTTGGCAAAACAGCCCTGATGTTGCGACAAAACGGCAAAATTTTTAAGGCGTACGATAAGTACGCCATATTTTTGCACTTTACGCCGGGAAAAGTTCGACGTGCCGGAAAAAAGGACTTGAATAAAAGAGATGAAAGCCCTGCTTGCCCTTGAAGACGGGCGGACCTTTGCCTGCAAAAGCTTTACCGGACCCGGAGAAACCGGCGGGGAGATCGTGTTTAACACCGGCATGTCCGGCTACCAGGAGGTACTTACCGATCCCTCCTACCGGGGCCAGATCGTGACTATGACCTATCCCCTTATCGGCAACTACGGGGTCAACCACCAGGATGTGGAGTCGGACCGGGTCCAGGTGGCCGGTTTTGTGGTGCGCGAATACCAGGACTGCCCCAGCAACTTCCGGTCCGAGCAGTCCCTGGCAAAATACCTGCAAAGCCAGGGCGTGCTGGGCATCACCGACCTGGACACCCGTGCCCTGACCCGCCACCTTCGCACAGTAGGGGCGTTGCGGGCCTGCATCTCCACCCACGAACTCGATCCCGCGGCCCTGGTAGAAAAGGCGCTTGCCGTGCCGTCCATGGCAGGGTGCGACCTTGTCACCGGCGTGTTTTCAAAAAAGCCCTATCGCTGGATCAACGGGGCGCCGGCCGCCGTGGACATGGACCTGGCCGATATGGATGAGCGGGTGTGGCATAAAACCGGTGGCTTTCGGGTGGCGGCCTTTGATTTCGGCATCAAGTACAACATTCTGAGAAATCTTGAGGCGGCCGGGTTCCAGGTGCTGGTGGTGCCTGCCGGTGCCACGGCCGCCCAGGTAAAACAGGTCAACCCGGACGGGATTTTTCTGTCCAACGGGCCGGGCGACCCCGAGCCGTTGACCGGGCCGGTGGCCACCATTCGCGAGCTTCTGGACTACCGGCCCATGTTCGGCATCTGCCTGGGAAACCAGTTGGCCGGCCTGGCCCTGGGCGGCGCCACCTACAAGCTCAAGTTCGGCCACCGGGGCGCCAACCAGCCGGTAAAGGACCTTGAAACCGGAAAAATCGAA includes these proteins:
- the carA gene encoding glutamine-hydrolyzing carbamoyl-phosphate synthase small subunit, translated to MKALLALEDGRTFACKSFTGPGETGGEIVFNTGMSGYQEVLTDPSYRGQIVTMTYPLIGNYGVNHQDVESDRVQVAGFVVREYQDCPSNFRSEQSLAKYLQSQGVLGITDLDTRALTRHLRTVGALRACISTHELDPAALVEKALAVPSMAGCDLVTGVFSKKPYRWINGAPAAVDMDLADMDERVWHKTGGFRVAAFDFGIKYNILRNLEAAGFQVLVVPAGATAAQVKQVNPDGIFLSNGPGDPEPLTGPVATIRELLDYRPMFGICLGNQLAGLALGGATYKLKFGHRGANQPVKDLETGKIEITSQNHGFAVDIDSLKKENLVVTHINLNDNTLEGFAHKDIPLFTVQYHPEASPGPHDARYLFDRFKALIEKTHA